The following proteins come from a genomic window of Actinomarinicola tropica:
- a CDS encoding glycosyltransferase family 4 protein produces the protein MRLLIVGMPESIHLQRSTTLLEGLGWDVHVVAATSADWYRGFGDVTLHSTRPPGDLGPQPGARMVDHSRRAAELAPLGLAARAVLLAEIIDDVAPDVVHSHQLTIAGAMAALARRHVRRPFPRWVVSNWGSDLQFWARDPEWARVLRSILRDCDAYWCECHRDVGHAWREGFRGTVLPVLPVAGGIDLDEAGRRRAPGPTSARRSIALKGYDHLLGRGLVALDALDACGDLLEGYEVTVYAPSGEHVVQAAHRLTQHGAHVTVLRDVPYDEILAAHGRARTSIGLSVADGTSTAFLEALVGGSFPIQSRSACADEWIDDGTTGLLVDAQDVRAVHDAIRRALTDDDLVDEATPANDAAVRMHLDRREIARRTVAAYEQVLAAPPIGARDVA, from the coding sequence GTGCGGCTCCTCATCGTCGGCATGCCCGAGAGCATCCACCTCCAGCGGTCGACGACGCTGCTCGAGGGCCTCGGGTGGGACGTGCACGTGGTCGCTGCGACCAGTGCTGACTGGTACCGCGGCTTCGGCGACGTGACGCTCCACAGCACGCGGCCGCCGGGCGACCTGGGACCCCAACCCGGAGCCCGGATGGTCGACCACAGCCGACGGGCGGCGGAGCTCGCACCGCTCGGCCTCGCGGCCCGCGCTGTCCTCCTCGCCGAGATCATCGACGACGTGGCGCCCGACGTGGTCCACAGCCACCAGCTCACGATCGCCGGGGCCATGGCCGCCCTGGCTCGGCGGCACGTGCGTCGACCGTTCCCCCGGTGGGTCGTGTCGAACTGGGGCAGCGACCTCCAGTTCTGGGCGCGCGACCCCGAGTGGGCGCGGGTCCTCCGCTCGATCCTCCGGGACTGCGACGCCTACTGGTGCGAGTGCCACCGCGACGTCGGCCACGCCTGGCGAGAGGGGTTCCGGGGCACGGTCCTCCCGGTGCTCCCCGTCGCCGGCGGCATCGACCTCGACGAGGCCGGGCGCCGACGGGCACCGGGACCGACCTCGGCCCGGCGCAGCATCGCCCTCAAGGGCTACGACCACCTCCTCGGCCGAGGTCTCGTGGCCCTCGACGCCCTCGACGCCTGCGGCGACCTGCTCGAGGGCTACGAGGTGACCGTCTACGCACCCTCGGGCGAGCACGTCGTGCAGGCCGCCCACCGGCTCACCCAGCACGGAGCGCACGTCACGGTGCTCCGCGACGTGCCCTACGACGAGATCCTGGCGGCCCACGGGCGCGCCCGCACCTCGATCGGCCTCAGCGTCGCCGATGGCACCAGCACGGCGTTCCTCGAAGCGCTGGTGGGCGGCAGCTTCCCCATCCAGTCCCGCTCTGCCTGCGCCGACGAGTGGATCGACGACGGCACCACCGGCCTGCTCGTCGACGCCCAGGACGTCCGCGCCGTCCACGACGCCATCCGGCGTGCGCTCACCGACGACGACCTCGTCGACGAGGCGACGCCGGCCAACGACGCCGCGGTGCGCATGCACCTCGATCGCCGCGAGATCGCCCGCCGCACGGTCGCCGCCTACGAGCAGGTCCTCGCCGCGCCGCCGATCGGCGCCCGGGACGTCGCATGA
- a CDS encoding glycosyltransferase, protein MSRAPWEPPLVSVVIPTFNRSEHLPETLDSILIQDHPALEVVVVDDGSTDATPDVLARYAAVHPEVVRAVRQDNAGQSAAVNHGLSVASGELLTLVSDDDPLLPGAVSRLVQPFLDDPDLVAAYPDWRRIDPDGATEAVIRPLDYRFEDMVRLSICIPGPCTLFRRALVDLTGGWDPTWRFVPDFDFWLRAGLHGPMRRVPEVLATWRNHPGATSNARNRTRLAHEHVEVIERFFARDDLPASIRALEAEALHHAHATAALVLTPARPGRFEIRDRTAPLVATTHPPAAPADDDVAWLHGEIRRRDRELAALRATNHILEQRIDTMQRMLDSGVRP, encoded by the coding sequence GTGAGCCGCGCCCCGTGGGAACCGCCGCTCGTCTCCGTGGTGATCCCGACGTTCAACCGCAGCGAGCACCTGCCCGAGACGCTCGACAGCATCCTCATCCAGGACCACCCCGCGCTGGAGGTGGTCGTCGTCGACGACGGCTCCACGGACGCGACGCCCGACGTGCTCGCGCGGTACGCCGCGGTGCACCCCGAGGTGGTGCGGGCGGTGCGCCAGGACAACGCGGGCCAGTCGGCCGCCGTCAACCACGGCCTGTCCGTGGCGTCGGGCGAGCTCCTCACCCTGGTGAGCGACGACGACCCGCTGCTCCCGGGTGCCGTGTCACGGCTCGTGCAGCCGTTCCTCGACGACCCGGACCTCGTCGCCGCCTACCCGGACTGGCGACGCATCGACCCGGACGGTGCGACGGAGGCCGTCATCCGTCCCCTCGACTACCGGTTCGAGGACATGGTGCGCCTGTCGATCTGCATCCCCGGCCCGTGCACGCTCTTCCGTCGCGCCCTCGTCGACCTCACGGGAGGGTGGGACCCGACCTGGCGGTTCGTCCCCGACTTCGACTTCTGGCTGCGCGCCGGCCTCCACGGGCCCATGCGGCGCGTGCCCGAGGTGCTCGCCACCTGGCGGAACCACCCGGGGGCGACCTCGAACGCACGGAACCGGACCCGCCTGGCACACGAGCACGTCGAGGTCATCGAGCGGTTCTTCGCGCGGGACGACCTGCCTGCGTCGATCAGGGCCCTCGAGGCCGAGGCGCTCCACCACGCCCACGCCACGGCTGCCCTGGTGCTGACACCGGCACGGCCCGGGAGGTTCGAGATCCGCGATCGCACCGCACCCCTCGTCGCGACCACCCACCCGCCGGCGGCACCTGCCGACGACGACGTGGCGTGGCTCCACGGGGAGATCCGGCGCCGCGACCGCGAGCTGGCCGCGCTCCGCGCCACGAACCACATCCTCGAGCAGCGGATCGACACGATGCAGCGCATGCTCGACTCCGGGGTGCGGCCGTGA
- a CDS encoding dTDP-4-dehydrorhamnose reductase family protein, with translation MTGRAPAPLLVLGGEGLVGHRVVAEAVRRGDVPVAWTAHGDGSTGRRALPGTHPVTGVDLTSPEVVRAVLDEVRPSAVVNCAGIVKQRMAATGAARAVAVNSWLPHELAARCTDRGIRLVHLSTDCVFSGDPVGRGGAYDESARPDPVDLYGRSKLAGEVESPGTCTVRTSVVGRELRAGSGLLEWLLGQRGAVKGWTGALFSGPSSLELARRLVVLALDEQHVAGVHHLAAAPISKHDLLVLLAEAFGLDVEIRADASVRIDRSLDGAALAAATGGPLPDWPTMVSELADDPMDYAHLRRG, from the coding sequence GTGACGGGACGCGCGCCCGCCCCCCTTCTCGTCCTCGGCGGAGAGGGGCTCGTCGGCCACCGCGTCGTCGCCGAGGCCGTTCGCCGCGGCGACGTCCCCGTGGCCTGGACCGCCCACGGCGACGGCTCCACCGGGCGCCGTGCGCTTCCGGGCACCCACCCGGTCACCGGCGTGGACCTCACGTCGCCCGAGGTGGTGCGCGCCGTCCTCGACGAGGTCCGGCCCTCGGCCGTCGTCAACTGCGCCGGCATCGTGAAGCAGCGGATGGCGGCGACCGGCGCGGCCAGAGCCGTCGCGGTGAACTCGTGGCTCCCGCACGAGCTCGCGGCGCGCTGCACCGACCGCGGCATCCGACTCGTCCACCTGTCGACCGACTGCGTCTTCTCGGGCGACCCGGTCGGCCGGGGCGGCGCGTACGACGAGAGCGCCCGACCGGACCCGGTCGACCTCTACGGACGCTCCAAGCTGGCCGGCGAGGTCGAGTCGCCCGGCACGTGCACCGTGCGCACGTCCGTCGTCGGACGGGAGCTGCGCGCCGGTTCGGGGCTGCTCGAGTGGCTGCTCGGCCAGCGAGGTGCGGTGAAGGGCTGGACAGGTGCGCTGTTCTCGGGGCCGTCGTCGCTCGAGCTCGCCCGCCGCCTGGTCGTCCTGGCACTCGACGAGCAGCACGTCGCGGGGGTGCACCACCTCGCCGCCGCGCCGATCTCCAAGCACGACCTGCTCGTGCTCCTCGCCGAGGCGTTCGGCCTCGATGTCGAGATCCGGGCCGACGCGTCGGTGCGCATCGACCGATCGCTCGACGGCGCGGCGCTCGCCGCGGCCACCGGCGGGCCGCTCCCCGACTGGCCGACCATGGTGAGCGAGCTCGCCGACGACCCGATGGACTACGCCCACCTGCGGAGGGGATGA
- a CDS encoding polysaccharide biosynthesis protein: MSVEGLNVLVTGGTGSLGRALVRRLLSGVDGTPASITVLSRDEAKQHAMRLALSGRGPGTDDVAYGQAGQRVRFRVGSVADRDAVVRALQGIDVVVHAAALKQVPTCEYFPSEAVRTNVDGAATLVRAIAELDLPVRTVVGVSTDKACKPVNVMGMTKALQERVLVEGNLAAPQTRFVVARYGNVMGSRGSVLPLFHDQIRRGGPVTLTTEAMTRFCMSLDQAVDTVLAAAVHALAGETFVPRIPAARMVDLVAALIGDRDVPVVATGVRPGEKTHEVLISEEESARTVRAGDHWAIGPLLPELRTDREGEPFGAGEYSSADDLLDLDGVRDLLATHRMRLSDEPFDPRASVDVG, encoded by the coding sequence ATGAGTGTGGAAGGCCTGAACGTCCTCGTCACAGGAGGCACCGGATCGCTCGGCCGGGCACTGGTGCGCCGGCTGCTGTCGGGGGTCGACGGCACCCCGGCGTCGATCACGGTGCTCTCCCGCGACGAGGCGAAGCAGCACGCGATGCGCCTCGCGCTGTCGGGGCGTGGCCCCGGCACCGACGACGTCGCCTACGGGCAGGCCGGCCAGCGGGTGCGCTTCCGGGTGGGAAGCGTCGCCGATCGCGACGCCGTCGTGCGCGCGCTCCAGGGGATCGACGTCGTGGTCCACGCCGCCGCCCTCAAGCAGGTGCCGACCTGCGAGTACTTCCCCTCCGAGGCGGTGCGGACCAACGTCGACGGCGCGGCGACGCTGGTGCGGGCGATCGCCGAGCTCGACCTGCCGGTGCGCACCGTCGTCGGGGTGAGCACCGACAAGGCGTGCAAGCCCGTGAACGTCATGGGCATGACGAAGGCGCTCCAGGAGCGCGTGCTCGTCGAGGGCAACCTCGCCGCCCCCCAGACGCGCTTCGTCGTGGCGCGCTACGGCAACGTCATGGGTTCCCGCGGCTCGGTGCTCCCGCTGTTCCACGACCAGATCCGACGTGGTGGACCGGTCACCCTCACCACCGAGGCGATGACCCGGTTCTGCATGAGCCTCGACCAAGCGGTCGACACGGTGCTCGCCGCTGCGGTCCATGCGCTCGCCGGCGAGACGTTCGTGCCCCGGATCCCCGCGGCGCGGATGGTCGACCTGGTTGCGGCCCTGATCGGTGACCGCGACGTCCCCGTCGTCGCCACAGGTGTCCGGCCCGGGGAGAAGACGCACGAGGTGCTGATCTCGGAGGAGGAGTCGGCCCGGACGGTCCGAGCCGGCGACCACTGGGCGATCGGACCGCTGCTGCCCGAGCTGCGCACGGATCGCGAGGGCGAGCCCTTCGGCGCCGGCGAGTACTCGTCGGCCGACGACCTGCTCGACCTCGACGGGGTGCGCGACCTCCTCGCCACGCACCGCATGCGGTTGAGCGACGAGCCGTTCGACCCACGAGCCTCGGTCGACGTCGGATGA
- the wecB gene encoding non-hydrolyzing UDP-N-acetylglucosamine 2-epimerase yields MKVLTVLGTRPEIIRLSLIIEALDDAVDHVVVDTGQNPDPALSTAFYEELELRAPDHRLDLPAGRVGRRLGAVLGGVDELLAAEQPDRVVVLGDTDSAMAAIVAKRAGIPVVHLEAGNRCFDDRVPEEVNRRVIDHASDLLLPYTERSRDHLRDEGIPSSHIVVSGNPIHEVMQHHAARIESSDVLARLGLDHGGYGLATIHRQENVDDPRRLDALARSLDAAAAELGAPIVLSVHPRTADRLAAAGLDVSERIIASPPFGFADFVRLEAGARIVCTDSGTVQEECCLLGVPAVTLRDSTERPETVECGSNVVSGVEPDAVVAAVRLQLRRPRAWTPPGEYLRDDVSATVAGVVTGPLPA; encoded by the coding sequence ATGAAGGTCCTGACCGTCCTCGGCACCCGGCCCGAGATCATCCGCCTGTCGCTCATCATCGAGGCGCTCGACGACGCTGTCGACCACGTCGTCGTCGACACCGGGCAGAACCCGGATCCCGCGCTGTCGACCGCCTTCTACGAGGAGCTGGAGCTGCGAGCGCCGGACCACCGACTCGACCTGCCGGCGGGACGCGTCGGCCGGCGCCTCGGTGCTGTCCTGGGAGGTGTCGACGAGCTGCTCGCCGCGGAGCAGCCGGACCGCGTCGTCGTGCTCGGCGACACCGACAGCGCCATGGCAGCCATCGTGGCCAAGCGCGCCGGCATCCCCGTCGTCCACCTCGAGGCGGGCAACCGGTGCTTCGACGACCGCGTCCCCGAAGAGGTCAACCGGAGGGTGATCGACCACGCCTCGGACCTCCTCCTCCCCTACACCGAGCGCAGCCGCGACCACCTCCGCGACGAGGGGATCCCCTCGTCGCACATCGTCGTGAGCGGCAACCCGATCCACGAGGTGATGCAGCACCACGCCGCCCGCATCGAGAGCAGCGACGTCCTGGCACGGCTCGGGCTCGATCACGGCGGCTACGGGCTCGCCACGATCCACCGGCAGGAGAACGTCGACGACCCGCGCCGCCTCGACGCCCTCGCCCGGTCGCTCGACGCCGCGGCCGCCGAGCTCGGCGCACCGATCGTCCTCAGCGTGCACCCCCGAACCGCCGACCGCCTCGCGGCGGCGGGCCTCGACGTCAGCGAGCGGATCATCGCCTCGCCTCCCTTCGGCTTCGCCGACTTCGTGCGCCTCGAGGCCGGCGCCCGCATCGTCTGCACCGACAGCGGCACCGTGCAGGAGGAGTGCTGCCTGCTCGGGGTCCCCGCCGTCACGCTGCGCGACTCGACCGAACGTCCTGAGACCGTCGAGTGCGGCAGCAACGTCGTGAGCGGGGTGGAACCCGACGCCGTCGTCGCGGCCGTGCGGCTCCAGCTCCGACGGCCGCGGGCGTGGACACCGCCGGGTGAGTACCTGCGCGACGACGTCAGCGCCACCGTCGCCGGGGTGGTGACCGGGCCGCTACCCGCCTGA
- a CDS encoding FkbM family methyltransferase, translating to MISYAQNGEDVVLARLFTGDDGFWIDVGAGHPVHDSVTQHFSERGWRGLNVEPLAEWHELLVEQRPDDINERVALSDRAGTAVLHVGPPENRGGSTLEDDVAARYRREGQVLTSEEVPVERLDALLAEHGIARADFLKVDVEGHERAVLSAVDWDAVDIRVVVVEATEPNSPTPDHDSWEPILLEAGYACALFDGLNRFYARADDDEALAALSVPANVFDGAEPHRWVSTVAAAEGERRVLLRARLEAEAELDGILLHLRNLADEAAALGAVAEGTSDAAPAPPAPSAGAAPPTTVPPRRAEHTAPVEGEPLPVPPIEMRTLVGPTDVEAFDNPDGALLLGDDVPVEAYRFVLDWGSGCGRNARKLLQQTPRPGRYLGLDLHLGMVEWCQRRLEPFDEHFRFEHHDVHNPGFNPGADKPPHLPFPVADGDVTLFLALSVFTHVLPSSVDHYLDEMARVLADDGIAWTTWFLFDRVGFPMLQEDQHALFVNEHDPTNAVIYERSWFLDALERRGLALATARAPEVRGFQWQMGIVHDHDPRAGATLPDDDAPTGVVRAGHVPDAHRVGRASSGG from the coding sequence GTGATCTCCTACGCCCAGAACGGCGAGGACGTCGTCCTCGCTCGGCTCTTCACCGGCGACGACGGCTTCTGGATCGACGTCGGCGCCGGGCACCCGGTGCACGACTCGGTGACCCAGCACTTCTCCGAGCGGGGCTGGCGCGGGCTCAACGTCGAGCCGCTGGCCGAGTGGCACGAGCTGCTCGTCGAGCAGCGTCCCGACGACATCAACGAACGCGTCGCGCTGAGCGATCGTGCGGGCACCGCTGTCCTCCACGTCGGCCCGCCTGAGAACCGTGGCGGCTCCACGTTGGAGGACGACGTCGCGGCGCGCTACCGGCGTGAGGGCCAGGTGCTCACCTCGGAGGAGGTGCCCGTGGAGCGGCTCGACGCGCTCCTCGCCGAGCACGGCATCGCGCGCGCCGACTTCCTGAAGGTGGACGTGGAGGGCCACGAGCGTGCGGTCCTGTCCGCCGTGGACTGGGATGCGGTCGACATCCGCGTGGTCGTCGTCGAGGCGACCGAGCCCAACTCGCCGACGCCCGACCACGACTCCTGGGAGCCGATCCTCCTCGAGGCGGGGTACGCCTGTGCGCTCTTCGACGGGCTCAACCGCTTCTACGCGCGCGCCGACGACGACGAGGCACTCGCCGCCCTGTCCGTGCCCGCCAACGTGTTCGACGGGGCCGAGCCGCACCGGTGGGTGTCGACCGTCGCGGCGGCCGAAGGCGAGCGCCGCGTCCTGCTGCGTGCCCGACTGGAGGCCGAGGCCGAGCTCGACGGGATCCTGCTCCACCTGCGGAACCTGGCCGACGAGGCCGCCGCGCTCGGGGCGGTCGCCGAGGGCACCTCCGATGCGGCACCGGCGCCGCCTGCTCCGAGCGCGGGCGCGGCACCACCGACCACCGTCCCGCCCCGGCGGGCGGAGCACACGGCTCCCGTCGAGGGCGAGCCGCTGCCCGTGCCGCCGATCGAGATGCGGACGCTCGTCGGCCCGACCGACGTGGAGGCGTTCGACAACCCCGACGGCGCGCTGCTCCTCGGCGACGACGTGCCGGTCGAGGCCTACCGGTTCGTCCTCGACTGGGGGAGCGGCTGCGGGCGCAACGCGCGCAAGCTCCTCCAGCAGACGCCCCGCCCTGGCCGGTACCTCGGCCTCGACCTGCACCTCGGAATGGTCGAGTGGTGCCAGCGCCGGCTCGAGCCGTTCGACGAGCACTTCCGCTTCGAGCACCACGACGTCCACAACCCCGGCTTCAACCCCGGTGCCGACAAGCCGCCGCACCTGCCGTTCCCGGTGGCGGACGGCGACGTGACGCTCTTCCTCGCGCTGTCGGTGTTCACCCACGTCCTCCCGTCCTCGGTCGACCACTACCTCGACGAGATGGCCCGCGTGCTCGCCGACGACGGCATCGCGTGGACGACCTGGTTCCTCTTCGACCGGGTCGGCTTCCCGATGCTCCAGGAGGACCAGCACGCGCTGTTCGTCAACGAGCACGACCCGACGAACGCCGTGATCTACGAGCGGTCGTGGTTCCTGGACGCCCTGGAGCGGCGGGGCCTCGCGCTCGCCACGGCGCGAGCGCCTGAGGTTCGCGGCTTCCAGTGGCAGATGGGGATCGTCCACGACCACGACCCGCGCGCCGGGGCGACCCTGCCTGACGACGACGCTCCGACCGGCGTCGTCCGCGCCGGACACGTGCCCGACGCCCACCGCGTGGGCCGCGCGTCGTCAGGCGGGTAG
- a CDS encoding glycosyltransferase: MLASSFLEHHPGATLDVLVVDSEAPEAPPLEPVAPGTSVLGTEDLGIGRRTVHDMAMIYDVTEMATAVKPALLRHLLERYGEPVMYLDPDIVVFDSIEAAHDLARRTPIVLTPHVLSPLPRDGARVRDEDLLVAGQFNLGFIAVGPGAEGFLDWWHERTVHHACNEPASGMFTDQRWIDFVPALFDHHVVRDPGWNVAYWNLHERPLSRDHDGRVLAGGATLRFLHLSGFDPASPHLLSRHTLGEPRVLLSDQPVLAELAQRYAEQLRHVGGDGDRPYGYDRMGGGPIPLEVRRTFRTALLQPDPADGELPEPFSPEDPDAVLRWLNAPVVAHPGGVVTRLERMVWTMRVDLQVAFGDLAGQGGAGLSAWAAHDEWYQDRYGHLLVGASDEAPSTRCLRPGANVLGYMGAELGVGEVGRLVVRAAEAGSVPHTIHRYTATHSRQHDPTRRVAEDVGRSSEWPYAVSVMCVNADSTPRLVADAPGAFDAGQVRVGVWFWELEEFPPALHGSFGHVDELWVASEFVAAALRPHAPCPVRVMPLVVEPPPPTHLTRADVGLPDGPFVFGFHFDAFSVPGRKNPTGVLQAYLDAFGPDDGTHLIVKSINGDSARTELERLRSMARGRPDVEIRDGYLSRLRMSALVHHTDAYVSLHRSEGYGLTMASAMAAGKPVVATGYSGNLQFMTPENSILVPYERVPVGAGNPPYDPAATWAEPDLSAATSAMRALVDDPVLARRLGLQAQRDVRDRHSAERAGAWLRDRVLALSEARSSRRVGSAA; the protein is encoded by the coding sequence GTGCTCGCCTCGTCCTTCCTCGAGCACCACCCGGGGGCGACCCTCGACGTGCTCGTCGTCGACAGCGAGGCGCCGGAGGCGCCCCCGCTCGAACCGGTGGCCCCGGGCACATCGGTGCTCGGCACCGAGGACCTCGGCATCGGCCGCAGGACCGTGCACGACATGGCGATGATCTACGACGTCACCGAGATGGCGACCGCGGTGAAGCCGGCGCTGCTGCGCCACCTCCTCGAGCGCTACGGCGAGCCCGTGATGTACCTCGATCCCGACATCGTCGTCTTCGACTCGATCGAGGCCGCGCACGACCTTGCCCGCCGCACGCCCATCGTGCTCACCCCGCACGTCCTGTCGCCCCTCCCGCGCGACGGCGCTCGGGTGCGGGACGAGGACCTCCTGGTCGCCGGGCAGTTCAACCTCGGGTTCATCGCTGTCGGCCCGGGCGCCGAGGGCTTCCTCGACTGGTGGCACGAACGCACCGTCCACCACGCGTGCAACGAGCCGGCGTCGGGGATGTTCACGGACCAGCGGTGGATCGACTTCGTCCCCGCCCTGTTCGACCACCACGTCGTGCGGGACCCGGGCTGGAACGTCGCCTACTGGAACCTGCACGAGCGTCCGCTCTCCCGTGACCACGACGGGCGCGTCCTCGCCGGTGGCGCCACGCTCCGGTTCCTCCACCTCAGCGGCTTCGACCCGGCGAGCCCCCACCTCCTGTCTCGGCACACGCTCGGAGAGCCGCGCGTCCTGCTCAGCGACCAGCCGGTCCTCGCCGAGCTGGCCCAGCGCTACGCGGAGCAGCTGCGCCACGTCGGCGGCGACGGCGACCGACCGTACGGGTACGACCGCATGGGAGGGGGACCGATCCCCCTGGAGGTCAGGCGCACGTTCCGCACGGCGCTGCTCCAACCCGACCCCGCCGACGGTGAGCTGCCCGAGCCGTTCTCGCCCGAGGATCCCGATGCCGTGCTGCGATGGCTGAACGCGCCGGTCGTCGCCCACCCCGGCGGGGTCGTCACCCGTCTCGAACGCATGGTGTGGACCATGCGGGTCGACCTGCAGGTCGCCTTCGGCGACCTGGCGGGCCAGGGGGGCGCCGGGCTCTCGGCGTGGGCCGCGCACGACGAGTGGTACCAGGACCGGTACGGCCACCTCCTGGTGGGCGCGTCCGACGAGGCGCCCTCGACCCGGTGCCTGCGCCCGGGCGCGAACGTCCTCGGCTACATGGGAGCCGAGCTCGGTGTCGGGGAGGTCGGTCGGCTCGTCGTCCGGGCCGCGGAAGCGGGGTCCGTGCCCCACACGATCCACCGCTACACCGCGACGCACTCCCGCCAGCACGACCCCACACGTCGCGTCGCCGAGGACGTCGGCCGCTCGAGCGAGTGGCCCTACGCCGTCTCGGTGATGTGCGTGAACGCCGATTCGACCCCCCGTCTCGTCGCCGACGCGCCGGGCGCGTTCGACGCCGGGCAGGTCCGCGTCGGCGTGTGGTTCTGGGAGCTCGAGGAGTTCCCGCCCGCGCTGCACGGCTCGTTCGGCCACGTCGACGAGCTCTGGGTGGCGAGCGAGTTCGTCGCCGCGGCTCTGCGGCCGCACGCTCCGTGCCCGGTGCGGGTCATGCCCCTCGTCGTCGAGCCGCCGCCACCCACGCACCTGACCCGAGCGGACGTCGGGCTTCCCGACGGGCCCTTCGTGTTCGGCTTCCACTTCGACGCGTTCAGCGTGCCCGGCCGCAAGAACCCCACCGGCGTCCTGCAGGCGTACCTCGATGCCTTCGGACCGGACGACGGCACGCACCTGATCGTCAAGTCGATCAACGGCGACTCGGCCCGGACCGAGCTCGAGCGACTCCGCTCGATGGCGCGAGGCCGCCCCGACGTCGAGATCCGCGACGGGTACCTCTCACGCTTGCGGATGTCGGCGCTCGTCCACCACACCGACGCCTACGTGTCCCTGCACCGCTCCGAGGGCTACGGGTTGACGATGGCCTCGGCGATGGCGGCCGGGAAGCCGGTCGTGGCGACCGGCTACTCCGGCAACCTCCAGTTCATGACGCCGGAGAACAGCATCCTCGTGCCCTACGAGCGCGTCCCGGTCGGCGCCGGCAACCCGCCCTACGACCCCGCCGCCACGTGGGCCGAGCCCGACCTGTCCGCCGCGACGTCGGCGATGCGGGCGCTCGTCGACGACCCGGTCCTGGCGCGACGCCTCGGGCTGCAGGCCCAGCGTGACGTGAGGGATCGGCACTCGGCGGAGCGAGCCGGCGCATGGCTCCGCGACCGCGTCCTGGCGCTCAGCGAGGCCAGATCGTCACGAAGGGTAGGGTCGGCGGCATGA
- a CDS encoding diguanylate cyclase, which yields MSTTGGSSDVEADAFRRLAAALPGVIFSYEVSDDRTTHRFPFIGDRIVPLLGLDPDELARDATPMFEIIDPEDRRRVIASISHSARRLTPWHEEARLHLADGTVRWFDALAVPEEEEGGAVLWYGQLNDIHEHKELEEGLRAREAEHAEHARYQRLIAELSAELLTSGLAEDLDASISRVLEAVGDFFDAARTYLCELDDELSRATDTHEWCRPGVPSLIAQERDGSLLQYGWWRDQMAQLVRAGRVLAVDDVDRLPAEAVAERSYLSSQGVRAMLCVPIQIHGRVEGFVGIDADRARDWSSAETDLLVVVAGLLAGAVARHRLERELVEHSVRDPLTGLHNRRYLLPRLAEMAGHHRRTGAPYSVAMIDIDHFKVVNDRLGHAVGDGALRCLAEQLTELTRGTDVVARFGGEEFVIALPDTDQDGARAIVGRIVASVRERAVDVEGQSLHLTVSAGVATTEDEPATGHDADGLLRAADRRLYRAKSEGRDRLADAAGVRRP from the coding sequence GTGAGCACGACCGGAGGATCGAGCGACGTCGAGGCCGACGCGTTCCGACGGCTCGCGGCCGCGCTCCCGGGTGTCATCTTCAGCTACGAGGTCTCCGACGACCGCACGACCCACCGCTTCCCGTTCATCGGCGACCGGATCGTGCCCCTGCTCGGGCTCGACCCCGACGAGCTCGCGCGCGATGCCACGCCGATGTTCGAGATCATCGACCCCGAGGACCGCCGACGGGTCATCGCCAGCATCTCCCACTCGGCGCGACGCCTCACCCCGTGGCACGAGGAGGCCCGCCTCCACCTCGCCGACGGCACCGTCCGCTGGTTCGACGCGCTCGCCGTCCCCGAGGAGGAGGAGGGAGGCGCCGTCCTCTGGTACGGGCAGCTCAACGACATCCACGAGCACAAGGAGCTGGAGGAGGGTCTGCGGGCCCGCGAGGCGGAGCACGCCGAGCACGCCCGCTACCAGCGGCTGATCGCGGAGCTGTCGGCCGAGCTCCTGACCTCAGGCCTCGCGGAGGACCTCGACGCGTCGATCTCCCGCGTGCTCGAGGCGGTCGGCGACTTCTTCGACGCCGCACGCACGTACCTGTGCGAGCTCGACGACGAGCTCAGCCGGGCCACCGACACCCACGAGTGGTGTCGGCCGGGCGTCCCGTCGCTCATCGCGCAGGAGCGCGACGGCTCCCTGCTGCAGTACGGCTGGTGGCGCGACCAGATGGCCCAGCTCGTCCGGGCGGGCCGGGTCCTCGCGGTCGACGACGTCGACCGCCTGCCGGCCGAGGCCGTCGCCGAGCGGTCGTACCTGAGCTCCCAGGGCGTGCGAGCCATGTTGTGCGTCCCCATCCAGATCCACGGCCGCGTGGAGGGGTTCGTCGGCATCGACGCCGATCGCGCCCGCGACTGGTCCTCGGCGGAGACCGATCTGCTCGTCGTCGTCGCCGGGCTGCTCGCCGGTGCCGTGGCTCGTCACCGCCTGGAGCGCGAGCTGGTCGAGCACTCGGTCCGCGACCCGCTGACCGGGCTCCACAACCGCCGCTACCTGCTGCCGCGCCTCGCGGAGATGGCCGGGCACCACCGTCGCACGGGCGCGCCCTACTCGGTGGCGATGATCGACATCGACCACTTCAAGGTCGTGAACGACCGCCTCGGGCACGCCGTGGGCGACGGGGCGCTGCGTTGCCTCGCAGAGCAGCTGACCGAGCTGACGCGGGGCACCGACGTCGTCGCCCGGTTCGGCGGTGAGGAGTTCGTCATCGCCCTGCCGGACACGGACCAGGACGGTGCCCGCGCGATCGTCGGTCGGATCGTCGCGTCCGTCAGGGAGCGTGCCGTCGACGTCGAGGGTCAGTCGCTCCACCTGACGGTCAGCGCAGGGGTCGCGACGACCGAGGACGAGCCGGCGACGGGCCACGACGCCGACGGGCTTCTGCGCGCCGCCGACCGTCGGCTGTACCGAGCCAAGTCGGAGGGGCGCGACCGCCTCGCCGACGCAGCCGGCGTGCGCCGTCCCTGA